The sequence CGCACCCGGCCCGTTCGGAGCCCACTGTGAACGTCGTCCTGGACCACCTGGACGTATTCGGGTCGGGACTGTCGACGACCCTCCAGCTCACCGCGCTGTCCTTCCTGCTCGCGCTGGGTGTCGGTGTGGTCGTCGCGACGGCGCGGGTCTGCCCGGCCGCCCCTCTGCGGGCGGCCGGGCTGGTCTACGTCGAGACTGTCCGCAACACGCCCCCGCTCGTCCTGATCCTGTTGTTCGTGTACGGACTGCCGAAGACCGGCGTCCGCTACTCGCTGTTCGTCTCGGCCGTCCTGGTGCTGGGCGGCTACACCGGCGCCTTCGTCGCCGAGGCACTGCTGTCGGGGATCCGCTCGGTGCCGGTGGGACAGGCGGAGGCGGCCCGCTCCCTGGGCCTGACCTTCACCGGGACGCTGCGCCACGTCGTGCTGCCGCAGGCGTTCCGCGCGGTGGTCCCGCCGTTGGGCGCGCTGTTGTCCGCACTGGTCCGCAACACCTCGCTGGCCGCCCCGATCGGCGTGCTGGAGCTCACCGCCCGGGCCGGCCAGCTCAACACCTCGGATCCCAGTCCCGTCTGGATCTACCTCGCCGCGGCCGCTGCCTACCTCGTCGTGACACTGCCCCTCGGCGGGGTCACCCGCCTGATCGAGCGCCGGGTAGCGGTGACCCGGTGACCGTTCTCTATGACGAACCCGGGCCGCGGGCCAGGGCCTGGATCGCGGCCGCGTCCGCTGTCACGGTGGGGCTCGTCGGCTTCGTGGTCACGGTCGCGGTCCTGCGGCTGGACTCGCATCACCAGCTGGACCGGGAGCGCTGGGCGTTCGTCACCAATCCCGCCATCCTGCGGTTTCTCGCGTTCGGCCTGCTCAACACGCTGAAGGTGGCGGCCGTCGCCGGCACGCTCGCCCTGGCGCTCGGCTGCCTGCTCGCGCTCTGCCGGCTCGCTCCGCTGGCGCCGCTGCGGGCCGCCGCGGCGGCCTACACGCACTTCTGGCTGGCGATCCCGGTCCTGCTGCTGATCTACTTCATCGGGCTCGGGCTGCCGACGATTGGCCTGGACCTCCCGGTCTTCTGGTTCCTCGTCCTGGGCCTGACCCTGTACAACAGCGCCTTCTTCGCGGAGATCTTCCGGACCGGCATCGTCGCCCTGCCCTCGGGTCAGCGGGAGGCCGCCGCGGCGCTCGGACTGGGCTTCTGGCCGGCGATGCGGTTCGTCGTGCTGCCCCAGGCCATCCGCCGGATGGTGCCGTCGCTGCTCAGCCAGTACATCGTGCTGCTCAAGGACACGTCGCTCGGTTTCGTCCTGCCCTACCCGGAACTGCTGCGCCGCGGGCAGATCACCGGGCAGTACGCGCAGTCGGTCCTGCAGAGCTACGTCGTCGTCGCGGTCGCCTA is a genomic window of Pseudofrankia inefficax containing:
- a CDS encoding amino acid ABC transporter permease — protein: MTVLYDEPGPRARAWIAAASAVTVGLVGFVVTVAVLRLDSHHQLDRERWAFVTNPAILRFLAFGLLNTLKVAAVAGTLALALGCLLALCRLAPLAPLRAAAAAYTHFWLAIPVLLLIYFIGLGLPTIGLDLPVFWFLVLGLTLYNSAFFAEIFRTGIVALPSGQREAAAALGLGFWPAMRFVVLPQAIRRMVPSLLSQYIVLLKDTSLGFVLPYPELLRRGQITGQYAQSVLQSYVVVAVAYVAVNASLSYLVRRLEARQRRPGGRVPGAPPTARNPQVPGPSQTPPKGLDICMRTSADTAPDAQEDDVHPDARPGTLRDHDRAVPRRHLPRGSHT
- a CDS encoding amino acid ABC transporter permease; translation: MNVVLDHLDVFGSGLSTTLQLTALSFLLALGVGVVVATARVCPAAPLRAAGLVYVETVRNTPPLVLILLFVYGLPKTGVRYSLFVSAVLVLGGYTGAFVAEALLSGIRSVPVGQAEAARSLGLTFTGTLRHVVLPQAFRAVVPPLGALLSALVRNTSLAAPIGVLELTARAGQLNTSDPSPVWIYLAAAAAYLVVTLPLGGVTRLIERRVAVTR